The window TTGGTTTATACGTCTACGCGCGCTGCAGCTACGGCGCGACACGCCGTCATGAACTGATCGAAGCCGATCGTGTCGCCCACGTGCTTCTGAAACTCGATGAGGGCTACCTTCGTAATCAGCCGGCCCTGGAACGTTTCTGGGATCTCAGTCCCCAGCGTGGCCTCGCGAATGAGGAAGATCCGGTACCCGTAGGCCAACATCGGTCTGGTGGCCCCTTCCGACCCCTGTATGCACATGTTCGTTGCAAAACCCGAATAGATGAGGTTCTTAATGCCCCGGCTGCGGCAGATGCGGTCGAACTGCGCACTGGTGAGAATGACCTGATCGCCCGGCTCCGCCTCGCACGACGAGAGTATGCGCATCTGCTGCCAGCCATCCCAATCCATGTACCCGTGGCCGTGAGTCCGCTCCGCCCGCTCTTTGCGCCAGCCGGGGTTGACCTCGGGAGGACCCGGTGCCGGCGGCGGGTTGAGGTCGTCGTCCTCCAACATGTAATGGACGGAATCATACTTCAGGGCGATGTTGCGCGGCTCAACGTGGAAGATCGCCATGCCTGCAGCGCGCGCCGCGTCAATCGC of the Chloroflexota bacterium genome contains:
- a CDS encoding isochorismatase family protein, which encodes MTAETKAKLRLRGRHWRTRTLATADWEEEDVALDPKETGFVALHLWNVGDVNGPPVPEYFSVDMGKPETQAESVRIAAEFIRPAIDAARAAGMAIFHVEPRNIALKYDSVHYMLEDDDLNPPPAPGPPEVNPGWRKERAERTHGHGYMDWDGWQQMRILSSCEAEPGDQVILTSAQFDRICRSRGIKNLIYSGFATNMCIQGSEGATRPMLAYGYRIFLIREATLGTEIPETFQGRLITKVALIEFQKHVGDTIGFDQFMTACRAVAAARVDV